The Terriglobia bacterium genomic interval CGTCGCTGAGGAATGTCCCCGTCGAAATGTCGCCGGCATCGACAATCAGGTCCGGCCTTGCGTTGCGAATGATCGTGGCGATTTCCGCGATTCCACCGACACCCTCACGAGGCAGCAGCTGGCCGTGCAGGTCATTTGTATGCATGATCACAATGTGGGTGGGCGTTTGAGCGGCGAACCATACGCCACCGACGGGAACGAACAGAAGTAGCAGACCTGCCAGTATCCGCCTCATGCTGTACAATTTTACGATATGCGGAAACTTATCGGGCTTGTTTCATTGGTATGCCTGGCCGCCGCCGCGCCCGCCCAGAAGAAGGAAACAAATCTCTTCCCTTATAACTACACTGTCGATGATCTGGCAAACGGGCTGCGCCTGGTAACGGTTCCAACCGATTTCCCCAACATGGTGGCCCTTTATATCATTGTGCAGACCGGTTCACGCGATGAAATCGAACCTGGTAAGAGCGGCTACGCGCACCTGTTTGAACACCTGATGTTCCGTGGAAGCGAGCATTACACGCCCGAACAGCGCGATCTCATTCTGAAAAAAGCCGGCGCGGATTCGAATGCGAGTACGAACATGGACCGCACAACCTACTACGACGTCTTTTCCAGGGAAGATCTGGAACCGGTACTGAAGCTGGAAGCCGACCGGTTCCAGCGTCTGAAATATTCCGAACCCGCATATAAAACGGAGTCGCTGGCGGTTCTGGGCGAATACAACAAAAACAGCGCCGACCCGACCGAGAAACTCGACGAAGTGCTGCATGCCACCGCATTCACAAAGAATACCTACGCGCACACGACGATGGGGTTTCTCAAAGACATCCAGGACATGCCGAATCAGTATCCATACAGCCTGGAGTTCTACCAGCGGTTCTACCGTCCGGAATACACGACGATCGTTCTGGCGGGTGATTTGAGCCGGGATCAGGCGCTCAATCTTGTGAAGAAATACTTCGGAGAGTGGAAACGCGGGAGCTATGTCCCGTCGATCCCGCCGGAGCCGGCCCAGACTGCTCCCCGGACCGCCACCGTCGAGTGGGCGTCGCCCACGCTGCCGTGGGTCGTCGTCGCCTTCAAGGGACCGGCGTATTCCAACGACAAGAAGGACAAACCGGCGCTCGATCTGCTGTTACCTATGGCATTCGGCTCGAATTCGGATCTTTATCAGAAGCTCGTTTTGAAAGAACAGAAAGTCGACGTGCTCGACACGGATTTCGGCGGCCATCCCGCTCCTGAATTGTTTTCGGTCTCCGCACGGGTTAAGGATGGGAAGGACCTGGACTACGTTCGCGACGAAATTCTGGCTGCGTTCAAACGTTTCACGGATGAAAACGTGGATCCGATGAAACTCAATGCAACACGGTCGCGCCTCCGCTACAGCTTCGCCCTGAGAATGAACAGTTCGCCTGCGATTGCGAGTTCCCTGGCGCTCTACATCGGATTGATGCGTTCACCGGATACGATCAACAAGCTCTTTGCGCTTTATCAGCAGCTCACCCCGGAAGACATCCGGGCCGCCGCCAGGCAGTATTTCGTTCTCAATAACCGCACCATTGTGACGTTGACGTCGAATCGGGGTACGAAATGACCGGACGAAAACGTTTTCTTGTGCCTTTGATGTTCTGTCTTGTGCCGGTGGTGATTATTTCCTCTTCGGCCGCGGTTCCGGCAAAACCGGCAAGCGTGCTTCTTCCAGGAACGTCGCCCCTGGTCACGTTTCGAATCCTTTTCATGACCGGCTCCGCCTACGATCCGCCCGGCAAGGAAGGCCTGGCGCAGCTGACGGCATCGATGCTGGCGGAAGGCGGAACCCGCTCGATGACGTACGACCAGATTGTGAAAGCTCTGTATCCCATGGCGTCTTCGGTGAGTGCGCAGGTCGATAAAGAAATGACGGTCTTCTCCGGCACCTCCCATATCGAAAACCTCGAGCGCTATTACCCGCTGCTCAAGGACATGCTGCTGGACCCGGGGTTCAGAGCCGACGACTTCATGCGCCTGCGGGAAGACGCGGTCAACTACCTCAAGGTCTCCCTCCGGGAAAGCAACGACGAAGAACTCGGCAAAGAGTACCTGTACAATGTGATCTATTCCGGCCATCCCTACGGGCACGACAACACAGGCCGCATCGTTGCGCTCGAGAAGCTGACGATCGATGATGTCCGGGACTTCTATCGCGGTCACTACACCGCAGCGAACCTGGTGGTCGGACTTGCCGGCGGATATCCGAAAGGATTCCCGGAAAAGGTGGAGGCTGATTTTACAAAGCTGCCTGAAACTTCGGCGGATCAGAAGCATTTCGACGCTCCGAAAATCGCGGCCGGAATGCATGTCGACATCATCACGCGCGACACGCGTTCGACCGCGATTTCACTGGGATTCCCGATTGACGTCAACCGGTCGGCAAAGGACTGGGCCGCTCTCGCGCTGATCGCGTCGTATTTCGGCCAGCACCGGTCGTCCAACAGTTACCTTTTTCAACGGCTGCGGGAAGCGCGCGGAATGAATTACGGCGATTACGCTTACATCGAATATTTTCCACGCGGAATGTTCCTGATGACGCCCGAACCGAATCTCGGCCGGCAGCAGCAGATCTTCCAGATCTGGATCCGGCCCGTGGAGCAGGATAACGGCGTCTTCGCTTTGCGGGCCGCTCTGTACGAATACGACAAACTCGTAAGAGACGGCCTTTCCCAACACGAGTTCGACACCACACGCGAGTTCCTGACCAAGTATGCGAACGTGCTCACTCAGACTCAGAGCGCACGCCTCGGTTATGCCATGGACAGCCGCTATTACGGCATTCCGGATTACAACGCCTATGTCCGCACGCAGCTTGCGAAGCTGACGCTTGCCGATGTGAATGCTGCAATACGGCGTCACCTGAAGACCGAACGCATGCGGGCCGTCGTGGTAACTAAAAACGGGGAAGGATTCCGCAACTCGATCGTGAACAACTCACCGTCACCCATAACCTACAATTCACCGAAACCGAAAGAGATCATGGACGAAGACAAGGTCATTCAGGTTTATAAGATCAACGCACGGCCTGAAGACATCCGCATCGTTCCAGTCGAGCAAATCTTCGAATAATGTCCCGGCAATTTCTGATCGTTGCCGGCGAAGCATCCGCAGACATGTACGGGGCCGAAGTCGTCCGGTCCCTGCGCCGCAAATTTCCGGACGCCCGGTTTTTCGGCCTGGGCGGCCCGCGCATGCGCAATGCGGGCGTCGAACTCGAAGGCGACATCAGCAAAACTGCTGTTGTCGGACCTTTCGAAATGCTCAGCTCTCTCGGACACCTGTATGGGGTTTTCCGGCGTCTTGCGGAACGCGTCGAGGCGGAACCGCCGGACGCGGCGGTCCTGATCGATTTCCCGGATTTCAATCTGCGGCTGGCCAAACGCATAAAACACGCCCACGTGCCAATCGTTTACTACATCAGTCCGCAGGTATGGGCCTGGCGCGAAGGGCGGGTAAAGCAGATCTCCGAACTCGTGAACAAGATGCTCGTCATCTTTCCCTTCGAAGAAGAGATTTACCGGAAGGCCGGCGTGGATGTCGAGTTCGTGGGGCACCCGCTGATCGACATGGTTCGGACAACGAAATCAAAGGAAGAGTTTTGCGAAGATCACGGAATCGATCCCAGGCGAACTCTGGTCGCGCTTCTGCCGGGAAGCCGGCGCAAGGAAGTGCGTTTCATTCTTCCGACGCTCTGCGAAGCCGCGACGCTTATTCTCGCCAGGAAACCGGATGCGCAGTTCATCCTGCCGCTGGCCGCAGGGCTCGACCGCCGCTTTGTCCAGGAGATGATCCGCGGAGTTTCGGTGAAGATCGTGATGAACGACACCTACAATGCGATCCGATTTGCCCGCGCCGCCATCGTCGCCAGCGGAACCGCGACGCTTGAAACAGCGCTGCTGGGAACACCGGAAGTCATTGTTTACCGGATTTCGCACGCGACCTGGACGCTCGGGAAATTCCTGCTGAAGGTCCGGCTGTTTGGAATCGTTAACATCATTCTCGGCGAGGAAGTCGTCCCCGAGCTGTTCCAGGACCGCATGACGCCGGAAGCCGTCAGCCAGACGGCACTGCGGTTGATGGACGATGTCTGGATCCAATCCCGGATCCGAACGAACTACGAAAAACTACGGCGCCAGCTGGGGACAGGGAATGTGGCGGAGCGAGTGGCGGAAGCCGTGGAGAAGCTGGTTAATTCCGGACCAGGACACACTACAGAATGATTGGGGATGCCACCGGCCGGCGGCAAAAGAATCGTCTTTTTTCGCCGCGACGGTGTGCCCATGTGATTTCGGGTCTGCGTCGGTGTTATCCTGAGGGTTTTATTTCACTCAGCGAGGTTATGCTGTGCCTGGATTACTTCCCAATGTCGACCCTGATGGATTGCTCGAATACTCAGTTGTTTTCACCGACCGTGCGGTCAACCACATGTCTCTCAAGTTCCGTAATGTGGTCAAGGACATATCCCGCATCCTGAAACAGACCTACAACGCACACGCGGCGGTCCTTGTGCCGGGCAGCGGCACGTTTGGAATGGAATCGGTCGCCCGCCAGTTCGGAACCGGACAGAAGTGTCTGGTCATCCGCAACGGATGGTTCAGCTACCGGTGGAGTCAGATTTTCGAGGTGGGAAAAATCCCATCGCAGGAAATCGTGTTGAAGGCGCGCCGGAGCGGAGCGGGTCCGCAGGCGCCCTTTGCACCGGCGCCTATTGAAGAAGTCACAGCTGCGATTTCGAAGGAGCGGCCGGCGGTTGTGTTCGCGCCTCATGTCGAAACCGCGTCGGGAATGATTTTGCCGCCGGATTACATGCGCGCGGTCGGCGAAGCCGTCCATGCCGTGGGCGGACTGTTCGCCCTCGATTGCATTGCCTCCGGGGCGATCTGGGTCGATATGAAGGACGTCGGCGCCGACGTTCTGATTTCCGCTCCGCAAAAAGGCTGGAGCGGTCCCGCGTCTTGCGCCATGGTTCTCCTCTCCGCGTCCGCACGTGAACGTCTTGATAAGACCCAGAACACCAGCTTCACGATGGATCTCAAAAAATGGATGCAGATCATGGAAGCCTTCGAAGCAGGTGGCCATGCCTATCACACCACGATGCCGACCGATGCCCTCACGCGTCTGCGCGATGCAATGCTGGAAACCGAAGCCGCCGGACTGGACTTGCTCAAGTCGCGCCAGCAGAGTCAGGGCGATCAGGTTCGCGCTCTCCTTGAGAGCAAAGGGTTTGGCAGCGTCGCCGCGAAGGGATTTCAGTCTCCCGGCGTCGTGGTGAGTTACACGACGGATCCCGACATCCAGAATTCCAAAAAATTCGCCGCTCACGGATTGCAGGCCGCTGCCGGCGTTCCGCTCCAGTGCGACGAGGGAGCGGACTTCAAGACTTTCCGGCTCGGCCTTTTCGGCCTCGATAAATTGAAGAACGTTGAACGCACGGTGCAGAACCTGGCGAAAGCCCTGGATCAGATCAAGAGTTGAGCACCGCCAGGGAGTGGACGCAGCGCGAAGGAGTTCGTTCAGGCCTTCAAGTGTGCTCTCGACCCCGACACCATCGGCCGTCCTGAAAACCCGCAGTTTTTGGCCGCGCAAGCGCGATTCCTTGCACTGCGGCTCTCCCATTCGACGTGGAGAGCCGCCCCCGCTCGGTAATATCGGCGCGGCAAGCTCGTAATTGTTTGCGAGGTCCCGTGGAGTTTTCTTGCGAATTTTCCTCGCCAATTCCGCTTATATCCCATGATGAGTGTCCTCAGGCAGCGCGATCCTCACGCGATGGCGTGCGTGGCCATCTGGATATTTCTGGTTGCAAGTGTGTGGTTGACCGCACGGATTGCTTGGATGATCACATTGAGTAACTTGTGGATTCTAACGGCAGGAGTGTTGTCCGGTTTCGTCGCACAAGACTTTGTGTCGGGTTTGATCCATTGGGCATGCGACACCTGGGGGTCGCCGGCGACGCCCATAATCGGCGATCCGCTCATTCGCGTGTTTCGCGAGCATCACAGTGATCCGAAGGCGATGACGCATCACGGATTCGTGGCTACGAACGGCGCAAACTGCCTCGCAACGTTGCCGGCGCTGCTACCCGCGCTTATGCTGCCGCTGAACGGCAACGCGACCTGGTCGATGTACGTTGCCGCCTTTGTGCTGTCACTGACAAGCTTTGGTTTCATAACAAATCAGGCTCATAAATGGGCGCATATGGATGTGCCGCCGAAATCCGCGGCATGGTTGCAGAGCCGTGCTCTGATTCTGCCGCCCCAGCATCACGCGATACACCACGCCACTCCCTTCGATAGTCACTACTGCATCACCACAGGATGGATGAACAGGCCACTTCAAAGAATCCGCTTCTTCGCCAGGCTGGAGTGGCTGATCACCGCGTTGACTGGCGCTCAGCCCCGTGTAACATAAGGCAACATCCTTGCCGGCAAGCGCGGCTGACCGAGAAACCCTCACACCGCTCAAATCTTCCCTGACGCGATGCCTCCGGCGGTGACGAGAAATGGATTCGGCGTGATCAGGCGAGAGGAAGTTTCGTAATCGCGCTGGATCTGCCGGAGCACTGTTCGAAGAGTGCGCGGTTTCCTCCGGAGAAGGCGGCCAGCGTGTTGCCGTTCAGGATTCTTACATTCCAGAGTCGTTTAAGCAGCAAAGTCGCCAAGTCCGGGCGGCGTAATCGCGTTCTGATGATCCGCTTGAACGACGCGAAAAATGAACGCTCATATCGATGAGGCCTACGACCTGACATCCGTCCTCCCTGGCGACGCGATACAATAGGCGCCACTATGAGCCAAGCAGTCACAACCCAAGCTGGTGTGCCCGATGCCGCCGAGTTGATGGAGCGCGCGACTCGCATGCGGCCGCTCCTCCAAGCCAACGCCGAAGAGACCGATCGTTTGCGGCGCCTGCCCGACGCGATTGTGCAGGCTTTGCGCGAGAGCGGTCTTTGCCGATTGATGGTCCCGCGCCGACTGGGTGGCTACGAAACCGACATACACACCTACATTGCGGCGATGGCCGAAATCGGTCGAGGCTGCGGATCGAGCGCCTGGACAGCGAGCCTGTTGAATGTCTGCGCATGGCTTGCGGGCCTGTTTCCGGAACGTGCACAACTCGACGTCTGGGGCGCCGATCCCGAAGCTTGGATCGCCGGCTCGCTCGCACCGCGGGGAGAAGCGCGGGCCGTCGAGGGCGGTTGGATGGTCAATGGACGCTGGCCTTGGGCCTCCGGCTGTCTGCACGCGCAATGGGCCGCATGCGGCATCCACATGAAGAATGAAAGCGGCGAAATGGCGAACCTGGGTCTCTCGTTACTGCAGATGACAGACCTGACGATCGAAGACACCTGGCACATGTCAGGCATGAAGGGGACCGGGAGCAACACGATTGTCGCGACAGGAGTTTTGGTTCCCGCGCATCGATTTCTGCCATACCCTGACGCATTCGAAGGCCGCTACCGGACAGAACATCAGGACGAATCGCTTTATCGCGCCGCCCTCGTCCCGTTCACAATACTGATCCTGATCGGTTCTCAGCTTGGTGTCGCCCGCGCCGCCCTTGACTATGTGATGGCCAATGCCTCGGCGCGCGGTGTCACACACACAAACTTCTCGAAACAAACCGAGTCCGCAGGGTTTCAAATCCAGATTGCCGAAGCGGCCATGAAAATTGAAACGGCATACCTGCACGCGTTCCGCGCCGCAGATGATCTCGATGAGAGCGCAAGAAGAACCGCCCATCCCGCCCTCGTCGCACGGGCACGAATACGTGCCGACGTCGCACTGGTCGCGAAGTATTGCCGCGAGGCAGTTGATATGCTGGTGTCCGCCCACGGCACATCAAGTCTTGCCGACTCGAACCCCTTACAGAGACTTTGGCGCGACATTCACGTCGCAAGCCATCACGCGATAACGGAGTGGCAGGTCAATCTCGAGATCTATGGGAAAGCCCTTCTCGGCGTCGAGCCGAATATCACTTCCCTGATTTAGGAACTGAGGGGTCTTACACCTGAACAACTTCAAAGTTCTTCGCGAGGAATTCGTTCGGATCTATTCCGAACCGGTCCTTCAACGGTTTCTGGAAAAACAAAGGCAATCCCATCCCGGCGTGGATCTTCCCGAGCCTCCAGAATCCGGAACCCTCGATATCCGCCAGGTCATCGAGTCCCCTTATTTCTTTGCGTGACAGATTGTTGCGGGTTCGGGTTAATTCCGGACCAGGACAAACGACAGAATGATTGTGGATGCCACCGGCCGGCCGAACTGTGTTGCCGGTGTGAAATGCGCGAGCGAGAGCATTTGCTGGACCGATTCGGGAACATGCGATCCCGAAAGAACCTGATAGTCCAGGACCTGGCCCTCATTTCCCACGTAGGTTTCGATCGTCAGCGGTTCCTGCAGATCCTGATTGCCGCCGGAAGCATAACGGATCCAATTCGGATCGGTCGTATGGACAGGCTTGAACAATCCAAAGACGGGTTCTTCGGCGATGTGATCCTGGGCCAGCACGGTGGAATTCGATGCGAGACTGCCCAATAGAACGCCGAAAAACAGCATCGTCAACGACACGCCAAGCACGACAGGAACAACCAGCGGCCTGAGCAGATCCTGCAGGCGATTCTCGAACCGGACCAGCGTGTTTCTATTCCGTTCCTGAGAAAGCCTCACGCGAGTCTCGAGCACCATGTCTTCGGGTAACTCGGGGGTCTCGATGCGGGCGATCAGGCTCCGCATCGAAATATAGGACTGAAGCTGCCGCCTGCATGGCTCGCAACCGGCGACATGGCCGTCGAGGCGTTCGGCCTGTTGCGGGGAGACCATCGAGTCGATGAAGGGGCTCATCAACTTTTGTGCGGCGGAACAGTTCAAGTTACTCATTACAACTACCTCAAATCCCGGACCGATAAAAATCGCATCAGCGACTTCTTCAGGTCAGCCCGCGCCCGGGCCAGGCGGGACTTCACGGTCCCGACAGAAACGCCGAGTACATCGGCGATTTCGATATACGAGAATCCTTCGATATCGCGCAGCACAATGATAGACCGGTGCTCCCGGGACAGCTTTCCCAGCGCCTGTTGAATGGCGCCCTCTTCTTCCTTCGACTGCAACGCCTGCTCCGGCGTCGGGCCGGAGGCCGGAACCATCCGTCCGGCATCGATGCCGGATCCATTCGGTTGGTCGTCCAGAGACACCGTGGCAAATTTGTGCCGCCTTTTCCACCACCGCAAACGATTCAGAATTTCCGAGAAGGCGATTCTGAAAATCCATGTTTTCAGTGCGGCTTCGCCCTTGAATCCCGCAATGTTGCGAAAGACTTTGAGGAAGATTTCCTGGACAATGTCCGACGCTTCCGCTGAATCACCGAGCATCCGGTATGCCACGTGAAAGATGGAGGCGCTGTAGGTGCGCACGAGTTCGTCATACGCCGCGTCCTCGTTGGCCTGAAGGCGCGAGACAAACAGGGCATCGTCGGAACTCAGCGCGCTTTGTCCGGCAGCGCGGTCCAGCCAGTTATAGGCGATCTCTCTCGGCATCAGTATTTCGCCCTACAAGGATTAATGGACACCGTCAGTGGTGAATTGTTCCACAAATTTCAGGCCTGCGCCCATTATTTCGGCTACCGCATTCCGGCTGGGGGCTTCGCAGTAAACCCTTAGTAACGGCTCGGTTCCAGACTGCCTGAAAAGAATCCAGCTGTCGTTCTCTAAAAACACTTTGCAACCATCGAGTTGCCCGACCTCTTTGACCCGCCGGGCGGCAAACGCCGCGGGCGGCTCGCTTTTCCAGGCGGCGACCACTCGATTGCCGGCCTCAATCGGTACATGCAGGTCCCGGCGGTCGTAGTGGAACTCGCCAAACTCCTTCCACATGTCATGGATCAACTCGGTGCACGACTTTCCGGAAGCTGCCAGGAGGTCGAGGAAAAGAAGATTGATGAAAATACCGTCCCGCTCCGGAAGATGCCGCGAAAGACCGATTCCGCCGCTCTCCTCACCACCGATCAGGATTTCGTGCTCGAGCATGAGCTCACCGATGTTCTTGAATCCAATAGGCCGCTCGAAAAGCTCCAGGCCGAGTTTCGAAGCAATTCGCGGGATCAGCAGACTCTGGGAGTAGGTTCTTGCGACTGCGCCGCGCCAACCTTTATTGCGATATATATGGAGCAGCAACAGGGACAAGGTCTGCAGCGTATTGACGTATTCGCCGGTCTCATCGACGATGCCGAGGCGGTCGGCGTCGCCGTCGGTGGCAAGCCCAACGTCGCTTCCCGTCTTGCGAACGGCATCGCCCAGCGGCCCGAGCTGCGGCATCATGGGTTCGGGATTAATGCCGCCAAACAAAGGGTCCGGATTCCCCCGAATGGTTTGAACCGCGCAGCATGTCTCGCGGAGCAGTTGTTCGAGAATGTATCCGCCGCATCCGTGCATGGAATCGACGACGACTTTGAGCTTCGAATTTGCGATTCGCCCCCAGTCGACAAGCGATTTGAGGTGGTCGAAGTAGTAAGGTTCCGGCGCAATCGTTTCAAGCGGGCGCGGCCTGTAGTCGCGGGCTTCAGCCCGCGTCAAATTCTCCTCAATTTTTGCCGTGATCGCGGGCGTGGCGCTGCCGCCAAAATGCGCCTTCACTTTGAATCCATTGAAGGTGGCAGGATTATGGCTGGCCGTGATCATGATGCCGCCGACAAATTTCCGCCGCCGCACTTCGAATGAAACATAGGGCGTCGGATACGGCCGGTCGAGCATGACCACTCGAAAACCATTCGCTGCAAAGACTTCCGCAGCCGCCCTCGCAAACGCGGCGGATTGGAACCGGACATCGAATCCGACCAATACGGCCTGCTCCGGACCTTCAACAGTTTTGAAATAGTCTGCGGTCGCCTGGGCCGCGCGCCGCACGTTTTCAAAGGTAAATTCTTCCGCAATGATGGCGCGCCAGCCATCCGTCCCGAATTTGATTGGATTTTTCATAGGAAAGAGAAATCGGTAAGCACTGTCTTGTCGCCCAGAACAACGCCATGCCGGAGCCTGGCGGAGCGGCCGATGTAGCAGCCTTTGCCGATCAGACTGCCGGAGATGCGCGCATCGGCGTCGATGGTATTGCCCGCCCAGATCACGGAATCGACAATATGCACTCCTTCGTCGATCTTGCAATTGTTCCCGATGACAGAGTTTTCGATCCGTACTCCGGCGCGGATCGTCACGTCCGGCCCGATGATTGATTTTTCGTCGATTGCAGCGCCGGCCGGCAGCGCGGCTCGAAGCAGAGCACTCTTCGCAACGCGGGGAGACGCGAACTTTCCGGAAAGGATGTCGTGATGGACCTCCAGATACTTTTGCGGCGTGCCGATATCGATCCAGTACTTATCGAGCACAAACGACATAACGGGCTCTTTGTGCTCCAGCAAGGTGGGAAAGAGTCCGCGCTCGAATGAGTAAGGCTCGCCTTTCGGCATGTACTTCAGGACGGAAGGCTCGAGAACATAGATTCCGGCGTTGATGGTGTTGCAGGTGATTTCATCCGGTCCCGGCTTTTCGATGAATCGTTGAATCCAGCCTTCGGGGTCGGTCTCGACGAGTCCATAGGCCGAAGGATTCTCGACCGGCGTCAGGACAATCGTCGCCACGGCCCGGGTGGCCCGGTGATGCGCGACCACGGCGCCAAGGTCAATCGCCGTCAGGACGTCACCGTTAAAAACCACCGTCGAATCGCTGATGTGTTCTTCGGCATTCTTGAAAGCGCCCCCGGTGCCCAGGGGAGTGCCTTCCACGGCATACCGGATCCAGACACCGTAATCCGAACCATCTTTTAACAAATCTTCGATTTTCCGTGGCTGATACGACAAACTGAGGATGATTTCGTCAATTCCGGCGCTCCGCATCAGGTCGATCTGATAGAGAAGAAACGGGGAATTGGCCACCGGTACAACCGGTTTCGGAGTATTGATCGTCAGAGGGCGTAAGCGGGTGCCTTTCCCGCCGGCCAGAATGAGTCCCTTCATAATAGGTTTCTATACTAGAATATCCGACATGAATCTGCCCAACGGGTTGACGTTGATGCGGATATTTTTAGTTCCGCTCCTCGTCGCTGTATTGCTTACGCAGTATAGCGTGATTGCCGTCGTGGTGTTCCTTGCCGCGTCGCTGACGGACCTGCTTGACGGCTATCTGGCGCGGAAACGCGGCCAGGTCACGACACTGGGTACGCTCCTGGATCCCGTGGCGGACAAGCTTCTTATTTCTTCAGCATTCATTGCTCTCGTTCAGCTTCAACTGGTTCATGCCTGGATGGTGGCCATCATCGTCGGCCGCGAATTCGCAGTAACGGGTTTGCGCAGCATCGCATCGGCTCAAGGTTTCACGATCGACGCGTCACAATTCGGCAAAATCAAGATGGTCACGCAGGTGGCGGCGATTACGTTCCTGATTCTGGGCATGCCGGGCGGCATTCCCCATCCTGCGTTTCAGAAAGTGGGCAATTTCATGCTGATTGTCGTGGTTGTGTTCGCCGTGGTTTCTGCCGTCGACTATTTCCGCCGGTTCTGGACAAAGATCGACGATGGCTTCAAGGCAAAGCAGCGCCGCCAGCTCATCATTCGGGAAAAGAGACAGCGGCGCCAGCTCTCCACTCGCAATGTTCCAACTCACTGAAGACGCCCAACGGCTTCTTCTTCAAATCGCACGAAACGCAGCCCGGTCTTATCTCTCGGGCCAGTCTCCCCATATGCCCGAAATCCCTCCGGGCATCCTGACCGAGTCCTGTGGGGTTTTTGTATCGATTCACAAGGGTACAAATCTTCGTGGCTGTATCGGGAACCTGCATT includes:
- the pgsA gene encoding CDP-diacylglycerol--glycerol-3-phosphate 3-phosphatidyltransferase — protein: MNLPNGLTLMRIFLVPLLVAVLLTQYSVIAVVVFLAASLTDLLDGYLARKRGQVTTLGTLLDPVADKLLISSAFIALVQLQLVHAWMVAIIVGREFAVTGLRSIASAQGFTIDASQFGKIKMVTQVAAITFLILGMPGGIPHPAFQKVGNFMLIVVVVFAVVSAVDYFRRFWTKIDDGFKAKQRRQLIIREKRQRRQLSTRNVPTH
- a CDS encoding phosphoglucomutase/phosphomannomutase family protein, whose amino-acid sequence is MKNPIKFGTDGWRAIIAEEFTFENVRRAAQATADYFKTVEGPEQAVLVGFDVRFQSAAFARAAAEVFAANGFRVVMLDRPYPTPYVSFEVRRRKFVGGIMITASHNPATFNGFKVKAHFGGSATPAITAKIEENLTRAEARDYRPRPLETIAPEPYYFDHLKSLVDWGRIANSKLKVVVDSMHGCGGYILEQLLRETCCAVQTIRGNPDPLFGGINPEPMMPQLGPLGDAVRKTGSDVGLATDGDADRLGIVDETGEYVNTLQTLSLLLLHIYRNKGWRGAVARTYSQSLLIPRIASKLGLELFERPIGFKNIGELMLEHEILIGGEESGGIGLSRHLPERDGIFINLLFLDLLAASGKSCTELIHDMWKEFGEFHYDRRDLHVPIEAGNRVVAAWKSEPPAAFAARRVKEVGQLDGCKVFLENDSWILFRQSGTEPLLRVYCEAPSRNAVAEIMGAGLKFVEQFTTDGVH
- a CDS encoding NDP-sugar synthase, which codes for MKGLILAGGKGTRLRPLTINTPKPVVPVANSPFLLYQIDLMRSAGIDEIILSLSYQPRKIEDLLKDGSDYGVWIRYAVEGTPLGTGGAFKNAEEHISDSTVVFNGDVLTAIDLGAVVAHHRATRAVATIVLTPVENPSAYGLVETDPEGWIQRFIEKPGPDEITCNTINAGIYVLEPSVLKYMPKGEPYSFERGLFPTLLEHKEPVMSFVLDKYWIDIGTPQKYLEVHHDILSGKFASPRVAKSALLRAALPAGAAIDEKSIIGPDVTIRAGVRIENSVIGNNCKIDEGVHIVDSVIWAGNTIDADARISGSLIGKGCYIGRSARLRHGVVLGDKTVLTDFSFL